TGCAGGCGCAGGTCGACACCGGCTGGATCGCCGGAACCGTCACCGACGCGTCGGGTGCAGTCGTTCCCAACGCATCGGTGACCGCAAAAAGTCTTGCTACCGGTGCCGAGCGCACCGTCCAGACCAACTCGTCTGGCCAGTACACCGTCCCCGCCTTGATCCCTGGGCAATACGAAGTCAGCGTAAAGGCCCCGAACTTCGGGGAATTCAAGGCCAAAGCCACCGTCACGGTCGGCGCCCGTTTGACCGTTGATGCCACCCTGGGCGTATCCAAGACGGAAACCGTGGTGGAGGTCGTAGGTGAGGGCGGCACACAGGTCAACACCCAGACCTACGAGCTTTCACAGATCATCACGCCGCAAGAGATTCAGCAGTTGCCCAGCCTGACCCGCAACCCCTATGACTTCGTCGCGGTGGCGGGCAACGTGAGCAGCGGCGACCGCACCACCGGTGATCAGAACACCACCGGCCGCGGCGTCGGCTATGCCATCAATGGTCAGCGCACTTC
This genomic window from Terriglobales bacterium contains:
- a CDS encoding carboxypeptidase regulatory-like domain-containing protein is translated as MRRLLLALSVAMLFAIGASLQAQVDTGWIAGTVTDASGAVVPNASVTAKSLATGAERTVQTNSSGQYTVPALIPGQYEVSVKAPNFGEFKAKATVTVGARLTVDATLGVSKTETVVEVVGEGGTQVNTQTYELSQIITPQEIQQLPSLTRNPYDFVAVAGNVSSGDRTTGDQNTTGRGVGYAINGQRTSGTEILLDGVENIDLFTATYAQSIPIDGVQEFRVITSNYDAQYGRASGGVVNVSTKSGTNALHGSVWE